Proteins found in one Mesotoga sp. Brook.08.105.5.1 genomic segment:
- a CDS encoding OsmC family protein, with protein sequence MGDEVHVLLEFSEGFSGSGITDSGYQIRIGADGAVPYDLLLMGLGSCLYATFLEILGKKKISFTSTKIEVSGEKRREIPTTLESCFITVIIVGTDKSHWKSVEKSFELATKYCSIYKTISGVAEINWEVSFVDLSFVRKAGCYEENG encoded by the coding sequence ATGGGAGATGAAGTCCACGTACTATTAGAATTCAGCGAAGGCTTCTCTGGATCGGGAATAACTGACTCCGGATACCAGATTAGAATTGGCGCTGATGGCGCGGTCCCTTACGACTTGCTCTTGATGGGTCTGGGCTCTTGCTTGTACGCAACGTTTCTGGAGATCCTCGGTAAGAAGAAGATAAGTTTCACCTCAACCAAAATCGAGGTGTCGGGTGAGAAGAGGCGAGAAATCCCAACAACTCTTGAATCTTGTTTCATCACAGTCATTATTGTCGGAACAGATAAGTCTCATTGGAAATCAGTAGAGAAATCTTTTGAGTTGGCCACAAAGTATTGTTCGATATATAAGACGATTTCTGGTGTAGCAGAAATCAACTGGGAAGTGAGTTTTGTTGACCTGAGCTTTGTTCGAAAGGCTGGTTGTTATGAAGAGAATGGGTGA